ATGGTGGAATTCACCCAGGGCCATGAAAACCATTTTCAAAAGAACATTCATGAAAGAGGGAATTCACCAACGGTAATGAAAACCATTTTCAACAAAAAGAGCTTGTATCAGCATCCTGATACAAGCTCTTTTTGTTGCTGAAACTAATTTTAATTTCTATAGCTAAGCGGAATAAACACATTCCACTTTTCCAGTACTTTTCCGTCTTCAAGTATTTCGAAATTGAACCAGCCGGCATGGAGGAAGATAGCTTTTTCCAGGATGAGGAAAGGCTCTTTTACTTCCCTGATGTCGAACAGGAAGGATCCATCCGGTTCAAAAAACTTAATGATATACTTTTTATTTGGTGCATCCGGCAGTTTGATATTCACATTGCCATCTGCAGTGGTATAAATGTAATTGGAAGGATGCCATACGATCTTCTCTTCTTTTGGTGCTTCCTTTTCCTTCTCTTTTTCAGGCACTTTCCCCTTGTCCGTGACTACCGTAGGCGGTGCGGTGGTAGTTGTTACACCAGCAGCCTTTGCAGCTGCAATAGCGGCCTTCACATCGGCAGCAGTGAGTTTCTCCCTGTCGTTGATGGTGGAGTCCGGTATAGCCAAAACTACTTTGGTAAAGAAATAACGGCCGTTGTTAAAGATGATACACATACGGTAATAGTTGGAGCCGGGTAATGGCTTCCCATCATCGTATGCACACCTGATCTCTCCAGGATTGCTGATATAACCAATCGTATTAAAGTTCAGGACGCTATCCAGCGAGCGCTGAACGCCGATCGATTTTACGTCTCTGAAACCCGATATGAATTCAAGACGGATCTTTCCTGTTTGAATCAGGGCCGAAAACGCCGGAAATACCGGTGGATTTTTTTGTTGAGCCCTTACTGAAAATACTAATGCTAATAGTGCTGATACTGTGACGATAAAAATTCGCGACAACTGCTTCATAAATTCCTGATTCCTGTAACTACAATTAGCTTCAAATATAGTAAACGCCCCTTTAAATATTCGTTAATATAGTAATATACCGGGCGGAAGCTGACAAATATTTTTCCTTAATAGCTTAATTCTCCTGGTTTGAGTGAAAGATTCCCCTGTAATCCTCCTGAATGGATCAGTAAAACCCGGCTTCCCGGCGGGAATACACCAGATTCCAGGTCCTTTTTAAATCCCTGTACCAGCTTGCCTGTATACACGATATCCAGGGGGATCTGCGTCTCCTCGTAGAACTGATTCATGAAGGCGATCAATTCCGGTTTCACCTTTGCATAACCACCGCCATGGTGCTCATGAACGAGTTCCCATTGTGGGGATTGATCTCTTAACAAAAGGCTGCGCACTTCATGTTCCAGGTAGGATGCCCCTTTTAAAACCACATACCCTTTCAGCTGCTGCTGTGGCTGCGCACTATTAATCAATCCAGCCAGCGTAGTGCCGGTTCCTACCGCACATAGAATGTGTGTAAAAGCCGAACAATCTTTAAGAGGCAGGATCTCTTCACATCCCTTTGCACCTGCTGCATTATGCCCTCCTTCAGGAACGATATACGCATTTGGAAACAGGCTCGTCCAGTCTGTAGTTTCCTTATCCCTGTAAGCCTCTCTCGTTACAAAATGCAGCCGCATACCCTGCTGCTGTGCCAGCTGTAGTGTATGGCTTAATTCCGGCGCAGCAGCTCCTCTTACTACCGCTGTACAACGTATTCCCAATAACTGGCAAGCCGCAGCTGTGGCTGCCAGGTGGTTGGAATATGCGCCTCCAAAGGTGACGATATGCTCCCTGCCCTGTGCTTTGGCGGCCGCAACATTACATTGCAGCTTGAACCATTTATTGCCGGATACAGCGCCATGTAAAAGGTCTAAACGCAACATGGCTGCCTGTATTGTACCGGGCAGCCATGTTGGAGAGATATATTGTAACCGGATATTGTTATAATCAAACATCAATTGAACAGGCTATTGCGCAAAATTAATGCTTGTCCGCCTTTTGACAACAATACATTTATCCATCCAATTTCGCCGGTGTTGAAATATTGTATTTTAATTTTGTGGTAGCCCTTTTTCAGCCCGATCACGCCTACTTTTTCTGTTGTACTATGTATGCCATCATTATCTGCTACTACTTCATCATCGATGTATAATACAGCACCATCGTCAGAGAGCAGGTTGAAGGTATACATGCCATCTGCATCTACTTTTACATAGCCTGTATAAGTGATACCAAAGTCTTTCTTTGAAGCAAGGAAAGGACGTACATCCAGCCAGGCCACTGTACCTGAACTATCACCTTTTTCCGGCAGTTCTTTGGCTGTTTTAGGTAGGTTCTTATACACGGCAGAGAAACGTAATCCATTGTTCGCAGGTTTTACACTTACTGCTTCCCTGTATGGTTTACGGGTATATGTAGTGCTGTATACATTACTCTTACGGCCGCCGGGCGTCACTTCTATATATTGTAACACCACTGTTCCATTGTCCGGAATATTGATAGTGAATGGCTGCGTATATTGTTTACTGTTAGTATCCGGTCCCCTGCCATCGATGGTGTAATAAATGGCAGCACCTTTTACCCCCGGCGTGAGTGTGACGCTTGTGCTGGCAGTTGCGATCAGGGTATCTTTTAATTGTGCAGGTTCCGGTATTCTGAAGTGCACCCCTTGTTTATCGATCGCTGCTAATGCAGTGGGTGCTTTCTTCTGGAAGCGGCTCCAGCTGCGCTTTGCAACAGGAGACCAGGCGATCTCTGACAAAGCCAGTGCCCGCGGCCATGCCATGTAATCTACATAAGTCTGATCAGGCATATATTCTGTCCAGATATTCGCCTGTACACCTTTGATGTATTGTTGCTCTTCCGCATTCAGGGAAGGTGGTAAGGGCTCGTAATTATACACGGTATTCAGTGAAAGATAATTACCGATTCTACCAGGTTCGGTAGCTTGCGGGCTTTGGTAATAATCGAGGTAGAGATAAGTATTAGGAGACATGATCACATCATGTTTTTCCTTTGCAGCAGCAATACCACCTGCTTCCCCGCGCCAGCTCATCACGGTTGCATTAGGTGCCAGGCCACCTTCCAGGATCTCATCCCAGCCAATGATGCTGCGGCCTTTGCTGTTCACAAACTTTTCCACACGCTGTATGAAATAACTCTGCAAAGCATGTTCATCTTTCAGCCCCAGTTGCTGCATCAGTGCCTGTACCTGTGGTGATTCTTTCCAGCGATCTTTCGGGCACTCGTCGCCGCCTATGTGGATATACCTGCCCGGGAAGAGTTCCATTACTTCAGTAAGTACATCCTGGAGAAAAGTAAATACAGAATCATTGGCAGGATTCAGTACTTCTTTTGAGATCCCAAAGGTGGTCATTGTTTCGTATTGTTTGCCATAACCAAAGCTGGGAAATGCCGCCAGTACTGCCTGTGAGTGACCTGGCATTTCTATTTCAGGAATGATGGTGATATGTCTTTCAGCAGCGTATTTTACGATATCCCTGATTTCATTTTGTGTATAATATCCTCCGTATGGTTTACCATCATAAGTATTGCTGCGGGCAGCATGGCCTACTACGGTTTCTTTACGCTGGGAGGAGATCTTTGTGAGCTGCGGATATTTTTTGATTTCTATACGCCAGCCCTGATCTTCTGTGAGGTGCCAGTGGAAGCGGTTAAATTTATACTGCGCCATCACATCGATGAACTTTTTTACATAATCAGGAGGATAGAAATGGCGGGCTACATCCAGCATTAACCCGCGATAAGCAAAGCGGGGGGCGTCGGATATTTCCACACCAGGTATATGGATGGCGGCATTTTTTTCTGCCGGCAGTAATTGCTGCAAAGTTTGTAAGCCGTAGAAGAGGCCTGCTGCATCACCTTTCAGCGCAATGGTACCATTGTTTACAAACAATGTATATGCCTCTGGTGCACCGCCCGTTTCCCTGATATCTATCACGGCGGTGGATTTTACCTTAGGCACAGGCTTGTCTGAAGTTTCTACCCTGAACCCATATACGCTTTGCAGAAATGCATTGAGTAAACCGGCCGTGGTTTTAGCTGCAGCACCTTCATAATGAATGAGGGCATTTTCATTCAGCACAAAACTACCCGGCACACTTTGCAGTGACTTTGGTTCCGGGATGATCATGATGTCAGCTGTTTTCTTCTGAGCGGTGCCATAGAGGCACAGCAGGGCTGATAGAGTTGACAGGATTAGTTTTTTCATACAATGTTATGTTTACATTCCGGATCTCTTTTAAAGCAAGAAGGACTTGTATTGAGCTTCTCTTTTTAAAAGAAATGCAGAAAGGGTGATGGCCGGATAATTTAATCAATATTAGTCAGAAACCCATCTTTGCCCCTGGATACCTTTACGGGCTTGTTCAGTTGCAGGGCTCATATGGTCTTATATGATCATGGATATTTCCAGGTACGTTAATATACACAAGACCGGGCATACTACTCCAGGAAATCCATATTTAATACCTTCTTTGTGCAGGGTGGTATCGCAGGTCATGAGTACATTTCCTTTGGCAGGTGTACTGTTCACCGCATCCGGCATGCTTATTTTGCTGTTACCCCATCATGATGTTAGGTGCTGGTTAAGGCCTAAGGAGCACCTGGTTCTCCTGGATCATAGGCGATGGCAGTAAAGCCTTTCAGCTGTGCATATCATCCTGGTATGCTATTACTTTATTAAGGAATAGACCTGGATTCGTCAATCCCCATTTAAGGAATATATACCCTGGTAAATAAGGATCCCGGGCTTCGCATCGACGAGCCATTGCATCTTTTGAGAGACGTTTGTGGGTGGAAATGTTGTAGTGCAAAGGCATAGACACACGGCGCAAATGCAATAGCAGCCTGCATGAAGAGTCGTTCCGCCGGCGAATTAAAATTGATAATAAAAATGTAATAGCCCGGGTTGGTATAAAGTTTGCTGTTCCTTTATCACCTACGGGCTTATATTACAGGTAACTCTAATGGCTAGAGCTACGAAAGTTAAGACACATACTTTATTGAAAAAGAAAACGTGAAAATAGTTTTAATCAGTAAATTTAGTCCCTGGAATTTCGCCAATACACATAAAAAATTATTAAAAACAATCTAGTAAAGATGAAACCCACTTTGTTGATTCTGGCAGCCGGTATGGCGAGCCGTTATGGTAGTTTAAAACAAATACAGCAGTTTGGCCCTAGCGGTGAGACTATTATCGACTACTCTATCTACGACGCGATCAGAGCAGGTTTCGGTAAGATTGTGTTTATTATCCGCAAGGATTTTGAAGCGGAATTCAGGGAGATTTTTGAACCGAAACTGAAAGGACGCGTAGAAACTGATTATGTATATCAGGAGATGGACGCTTTCCTGGGTGGGTATCCTGTACCAGCGGATCGTACTAAGCCGTGGGGTACTGCACATGCAGTGTTGTGTGCTAAAAATGCAATCAGCGAACCATTTGCAGTGATCAACGCGGATGACTTTTATGGCAAAGATTCGTTCGCGAAAATGGCGAAGTTCCTGGAAAATTCCTGCAAACCCGATGTATACAGTGTAGTGGGTTATCAGCTGAGCAAGACCATTTCTGAGCATGGTTCCGTATCCCGTGGGGTATGCGCTGCCGATGGTAATGGTAACCTGGCTGAGATCAACGAGCGTACCAAGGTATATAAAGATGGTGACAGGATCGTGTATGAGAATGCTGATGGCAGCAAGCACGAACTGGCGCCTGAAACACCGGTATCCATGAACTTCTGGGGTTTCCACCAGAATGTATTCGATATGAGCCAGGAACTGTTTAAGGAATTCCTGGAGAAAGACGGGGATAAGCCTAAGTCTGAGTTCTTCATTCCAATTGTGGTGGACAACTTTATCCGGAAGAAACTGGGTGTCGTAAATGTACTGCCTACCGCTGCACAGTGGTTCGGTGTTACTTACAAGGAAGATGCTCCAGGCGTTCAGGCAAGTTTGTCAGCACTCGTGGAGTCAGGAGAATATCCTACCAGCTTATGGAAATAAACAACCAGGGGTGTGTATTAACGTAAGTCGTTATACAATAATTCTGCTGGTTTTATAAAAAAAGTATAAAGAAAAGGGCTTAAATTTCAATATTTTCAAAAAGGGAAGATTTGTTTGCGAAATCACTAAATTTTTTGATTGTATTGTTTTTTATTTCAATCACCGATATTTTTGTACAGTTAAACAACAAAGCAATCCTCCCATGTGGGTAAATAAAGACAATAACAAGATCAATCACATCGTAGCTCAGCTCAACTGGGCTATTACGCTCATCGTGATCGTCGTTGTCATTATTAGCCACCAATATGGAGGATAGGTAATTGTGTACAACCAAATCAAAATATACAGCCTTCCTCCACCCGAGGGAGGCTTTTTTTTGCGCCTGTTATTCACTAGATTTCTAATATCTGAATTATATGTATAGCTATTACAACGAGAACACCATCATTTACGTTGACGGGGAGTATGTTAAAGCCAGTGAGGCCAAAATCGACCTGTATGGTCAGTCATTACATTATGGATACGCCGTATTCGAAGGTATCAGAGCTTATAAAACTGCTGCAGGAGAAGTAAAGATCTTCAAGGCAGAGGAGCACTTCGATCGTTTCCGTCGCTCGTGTGAGTTAATTCACATGCCTTACAACTATTCCAACGAGGAGTTGATCGCCGCTTGTTACAAGGTGCTGGAGCTGAACAACATGGAGGAAGCTTACATTCGTCCGCTCGCTTATTGCCCGCCAAACATGACCCTGAAAGCTGCATCCGAAATGAACGTGATGATCTGCGCATGGGAATGGGGTGCTTACCTGGGTGAAAAGCTGCTGAAGGTGATGACCTCTTCTTATCAGCGTCCAAATCCGAAGGCATTTAAGATCGAATCCAAATCAGCTGGTTTGTACATCAACTCCATCCTGGCTTCTCAGGAAGCTAAGTCACTGGGCTATGACGAGGCGCTGCTGCTGGATCTGGAAGGCTATGTAGCTGAAGGTCCGGGCGCTAATATCTTCTTCGAAAAAGATGGTAAGATCGTAACCCCACCTCCGGGTGCTATTCTGCCTGGTATTACCCGTGCTACAGTGATTGAACTGTGCCAGGAGCTGAATATTCCATTAGAACAAAGACTGTTCACTACTGAGGAGCTGAAAACTGCTGATTGCGCATTCTTCTGCGGTACAGCTGCTGAGGTGATCGGTATTGAGTCTCTGGATGGCCAGACCTTTGCTAAACCATGGGCTACATCTCTGGGTAAATTGCTGCAACAGGCTTATAAGGCAAGAGTACTGGAGAAGGAATTTGATCGTTCTTCAGTGAAGGTAGCGTAAGGGATAAAGGTGTTCAGAAATATATAACTGTATCATTTTCAGGATCTTTCTGGAGATAAGGTTGTATTTGTATATAATTTAGAAATAAGAACGTACCGGGATTGCACTATTGCCTGGTATACCAATGGACACTGCTTCGCTTTGATATTCAATAGGTGAGTGGTCCGACGGCGGCCAGCCGTCAGACCACTCCCATTTTAAAGGGATACCGCACTCGTATTAAAAGAATTTTTTAATCTTGGATTTTGGATTTTTGAGTTCACGTTATTCAATACCATAGCGGGTTTGAAACGAAATAGGACCTTCTTGAAATCCGGCTGGACCCCAAAATGTCGGTTTGGAACTTGGCGTTTATAGCCGCTTCTTTGTAACCTGCTTAATATGATATTCAACATTTGGGAACCGGTGGAATGAACAGCTCCGGAACCCAGGCAAACTTTTACTGAAAGATGGAATTGAACAAGTACAGCAAAACGCTCACTCAGGACCCTACACAGCCTGCCACCCAGGCACAGTTGTATGGTATTGGCTTAACAGATGAGGACCTGAAGAAAGCGCAGGTGGGCATTGCCAGCATGGGATATGATGGCAACACCTGTAATATGCACCTGAATGAACTGGCACAAGAGGTCAAGAAAGGGGTCTGGGCGAATGATCTGGTCGGATTAACCTTCCATACCATAGGCGTCAGCGATGGTATGACCAATGGTACTCCAGGTATGCGCTATTCGCTTGTCAGCCGTGACGTGATTGCTGATTCCATCGAAACTGTTGTGGGTGGCCAATATTATGATGGCCTCATCACTGTACCTGGCTGTGATAAAAATATGCCAGGCTCCCTGATGGCAATGGGTCGCTTAAACCGCCCTGCTATCATGGTTTATGGTGGTTCTACCTCTCCTGGTCATTATAAAGGAAAGGACCTGAACATCATCTCCGCTTTTGAGGCACTTGGCCAGAAAATGGCGGGTAACCTGGACGATGTGGATTATAAAGGTATCATTATGAATTCCTGCCCTGGCGCTGGTGCCTGCGGTGGTATGTATACCGCTAATACGATGAGCTCCGCTATCGAAGCCATGGGTATGAGCCTTCCATATAGTTCTTCTACTCCTGCCCAGAGCGAAGCAAAAAGAGAAGAATGTAGAACAGCAGGTAAATATATCCGCCTGTTGCTCGAAAAAGATATTAAGCCAAGAGACATTATGACCCTCCAGGCTTTTGAAAATGCTGCTGTCGTAATTATGGCCATGGGTGGTAGCACCAATGCTGTGCTGCACATGATCGCCATTGCAAAATCAGTAGGCGTGAAGTTTACCATTGATGATTTTCAGCGTATCAGCGACAGCACGCCGCTGATTGCCGACCTGAAACCAAGTGGTAAATACCTGATGGAAGACCTGCACAAGATTGGGGGTGTTCCATTGGTAATGAAATACCTGCTGAAAGCGGGCTTGCTCCATGGTGATTGTATGACCGTGACCGGCAAAACGATTGCAGAAAACCTGGAAAGTGTGCCGGATCTGGATTTCGAAAGCCAGGACATCATCGTTCCGGTAGAGAAGCCACTGAAAGCATCAGGTCACATCCAGATCCTGTATGGTAACCTGGCCGAACTGGGTTCTGTGGCAAAGATCACTGGTAAGGAAGGTGAATTCTTCCGTGGTCCTGCAAGGACCTTTGACGGAGAATATGAACTGATTGCTGGCATCACCAGTGGCCGTGTAAAGAGCGGTGATGTAGTGGTGATCCGCAACGTAGGTCCGAAAGGTGCACCGGGTATGCCTGAGATGCTGAAACCAACCTCCGCCATCATGGGTGTGGGTCTGGGTAAGAGCGTGGCACTGATCACTGATGGCCGTTTCTCTGGTGGTACCCACGGTTTCGTGGTAGGTCACATCACCCCTGAAGCGGTAGAAGGTGGTTTGATCGGCCTGGTTGAAGACAATGATATTATAGAAATTGACGCAAAACATAACACCATTAAGCTGGAAGTAAGCGAGGAAGAAATCGCTGCACGCCGCGCCAAATGGGTAAAACCTGCCCTGAAGGTAAATAGTGGAGTATTATATAAATACGCAAAACTCGTTTCAAATGCAACAGAAGGATGTGTTACCGATGAAGCCTGAGCCGGCTAAACAGCCAGCAGTGGCTACTGCGGAAAAACTACATATTACAGGTTCCGAAGCCGTAATCCGCTCACTGATTGCAGAAGATGTGAAAACCATTTTCGGCTATCCAGGTGGGGCCATTATGCCAATTTATGATGCCCTTTACGATTTTCAGGATGAGGTTCATCACATATTAGTACGCCACGAACAGGGCGCTACCCATGCTGCGCAGGGCTATGCCCGTACCTCCGGTAAAACAGGGGTGGTATTTGCCACTTCAGGTCCGGGTGCTACCAACCTGGTAACCGGCCTGGCAGATGCTTATATGGATTCTACTCCAATGGTATGTATCACTGGCCAGGTGGCTGCTCACCTGTTGGGTACCGATGCTTTCCAGGAAACTGACGTGATCGGGATTACCATTCCTATTACTAAATGGAATATCCAGGTAACCCGTGCGGAAGATATTCCGGGGGCTATTGCAAAAGCATTTTACATTGCAGCCAGCGGTCGTCCGGGCCCGGTACTGGTAGATATTACCAAGAATGCACAGGTAGCTAAGTTCGATTTTGAATATAGCAAATGTGAATATATCCGCAGTTATCACCCTGTTCCAAAGCTGAACAACGAAGCGGTGAAATATGCAGCTGCCCTGGTCAACGAAGCTAAGAGACCTTATATCCTTTGTGGACATGGGGTACTGCTGGCTGGCGCTGAAAAAGAGCTGATAGCCCTGGCAGAAAAAGCAGGTATTCCTATCGCTTCTACACTTTTAGGTCTTTCTGCTGTTCCGGTAGATCATCCTAATTATGTAGGCTTCCTGGGTATGCATGGCAACTATGCACCTAACATCAAGACCGATGAATGTGATGTTGTCATTGCTGTAGGTATGCGCTTTGACGACCGTGTAACCGGTGATGTGACTAAATATGTAAAACAAGCGAAGGTTATCCACATCGAAATCGATGCTGCTGAGATCAACAAGATCATCACTGCAGAAGTAGGTATACATGCGGATGCTAAAACTGCGCTGCAGGCCCTGTTGCCACTGGTGAAAGAAGCAAAACACGACGAGTGGATTGCTGGTTTCAGAGAGGCTGATAAGCAGGAAGAAGTGAAAGTAAACCGCGGTGAACTGTATCCAACCGAAGGCCAGTTGAAAATGGCGGAAGTAGTACGCCTCATTTCTGAGCGTACCGAAGGTAAAGCAGTACTGGTTACAGACGTAGGTCAGCACCAGATGATTGCTTCCCGTTACTATCGCTTCAAGGATCCGAATACCAATATCACCAGTGGTGGTATGGGTACCATGGGCTTTGCACTGCCAGCAGCAATGGGTGCCAAGATGGGTACGCCGGAGAAAGAGGTGGTAGCTGTGATCGGGGATGGTTGTTTCCAGATGACCTTACAGGAATTAGGTACGATTTACCAGTCACAGATTGGTGTGAAGATCGTGATCCTGAACAATAACTTCCTGGGTATGGTGCGTCAGTGGCAGCAATTGTTCCATGACAAGCGTTATTCTTCTACCGAAATGACGAACCCTGACTTCGTGCAGATCGCTAAAGGGTTTTACATTCCGGGCAAGAAGGTAACTGACCGTGCGGATATTGTGGCAGCGATTGATGAAATGATCAGCCATGATGGCGCTTACCTGTTGGAGGTAATCGTAGAGAAGGAAGACAACGTATTCCCGATGATACCAGCCGGTGCGCCAATTGCAAATATCAGGCTCGAGTAGTAAACCTTTTTAACAACGAAGAATTAATATGCAAAAAGAATATACAATAACGGTATATACAGAAGACAGGATCGGTATCACGAACCGTATCACTGTTATCTTTACACGCCGTCGTATCAATATCACCAGCCTCACTACCGCACCGACGGAGATTGAAGGTGTTTATAAGTTTATCATCACTGTACTGGCGGAAAGATCACTGCTGGATAAGGTAATAGGTCAGATTGAGCGCCTGGTGGAAATTCATCGTGCGTTTGTACACGAAGAGGACGAAGTGGTGTACCAGGAACTGGCACTGTACAAGATATCGACAAAAGCATTGAAGAACGGCAGTATTGAAAAGCTGATCCGTGAAAATGCAGCAAGAATTCTGACAATTACAGACGAATACTTTGTATTGGAGAAAACTGGTCACCAGGAGGAGCTGATAGCGCTGCAGGCGGAATTGGCACCTTATGGATTGATAGAGTATACCAAAAGCGGTCGCGTAGCGATCGTGAAATGGAGTCGTCGCTTCCACGACCATCTGAAAGATTTGTCCGAACAGGAGGCAGATGATCTGGCGGAAGTGGATTATACTCACGGGCAGCCAGGTTCCCATCAGGAAGAGAGTATCTAATAAACTATAATCAATTCATTAGGGCTGACCATACAGGTCAGCCCTAATTCTTATCTCAATCACATGTCTCAGGTATTAACAAGTGTTAATCCGCTCAATATTCTCGATGCAGCGGTGAAGTTGAAACCAGTGGTGAACAGAACACCCCTGACCTATAGTCAAACATTGTCACGCAGGTACAATGCTGATATTTACTTGAAAAGAGAAGACATGCAGATTGTACGCTCGTATAAACTACGCGGGGCTTACAACAAGATCAGTAGCCTGGATAAAGAGCTGCTGGGCAAAGGTGTAACCTGTGCGAGTGCCGGCAATCATGCCCAGGGCGTTGCATATGCATGTCGTCAGCTGGATATTAAAGGTGTAATTTTCATGCCGATTATTACCCCCAAGCAGAAGGTGAACCAGGTAAATATGTTTGGCGGAGATAATATTGAGATCAGGCTGGTGGGAGATACATTTGATGATTGTGCCACCGAGGCACAGGCTTATACAAAGGCGCATGGCATGACGTTCGTCGCTCCTTTTGACGATCCAAAGATCATAGAAGGCCAGGGAACAGTTGCCGTAGAGGTGCTGGAAGATCTGTCTCAGGTTGATTACATCTTTGTGCCTATCGGTGGTGGTGGCTTAGCTGCCGGTACCGGTACCTATTTTAAAACATACAGCCCACATACCAAGGTGATTGGGGTAGAACCATCGGGTGCTGCGTCTATGACTGCTGCACTGAAAAAAGG
This window of the Chitinophaga sancti genome carries:
- a CDS encoding 1-aminocyclopropane-1-carboxylate deaminase/D-cysteine desulfhydrase, whose amino-acid sequence is MFDYNNIRLQYISPTWLPGTIQAAMLRLDLLHGAVSGNKWFKLQCNVAAAKAQGREHIVTFGGAYSNHLAATAAACQLLGIRCTAVVRGAAAPELSHTLQLAQQQGMRLHFVTREAYRDKETTDWTSLFPNAYIVPEGGHNAAGAKGCEEILPLKDCSAFTHILCAVGTGTTLAGLINSAQPQQQLKGYVVLKGASYLEHEVRSLLLRDQSPQWELVHEHHGGGYAKVKPELIAFMNQFYEETQIPLDIVYTGKLVQGFKKDLESGVFPPGSRVLLIHSGGLQGNLSLKPGELSY
- a CDS encoding family 20 glycosylhydrolase; the encoded protein is MKKLILSTLSALLCLYGTAQKKTADIMIIPEPKSLQSVPGSFVLNENALIHYEGAAAKTTAGLLNAFLQSVYGFRVETSDKPVPKVKSTAVIDIRETGGAPEAYTLFVNNGTIALKGDAAGLFYGLQTLQQLLPAEKNAAIHIPGVEISDAPRFAYRGLMLDVARHFYPPDYVKKFIDVMAQYKFNRFHWHLTEDQGWRIEIKKYPQLTKISSQRKETVVGHAARSNTYDGKPYGGYYTQNEIRDIVKYAAERHITIIPEIEMPGHSQAVLAAFPSFGYGKQYETMTTFGISKEVLNPANDSVFTFLQDVLTEVMELFPGRYIHIGGDECPKDRWKESPQVQALMQQLGLKDEHALQSYFIQRVEKFVNSKGRSIIGWDEILEGGLAPNATVMSWRGEAGGIAAAKEKHDVIMSPNTYLYLDYYQSPQATEPGRIGNYLSLNTVYNYEPLPPSLNAEEQQYIKGVQANIWTEYMPDQTYVDYMAWPRALALSEIAWSPVAKRSWSRFQKKAPTALAAIDKQGVHFRIPEPAQLKDTLIATASTSVTLTPGVKGAAIYYTIDGRGPDTNSKQYTQPFTINIPDNGTVVLQYIEVTPGGRKSNVYSTTYTRKPYREAVSVKPANNGLRFSAVYKNLPKTAKELPEKGDSSGTVAWLDVRPFLASKKDFGITYTGYVKVDADGMYTFNLLSDDGAVLYIDDEVVADNDGIHSTTEKVGVIGLKKGYHKIKIQYFNTGEIGWINVLLSKGGQALILRNSLFN
- a CDS encoding nucleotidyltransferase family protein, which codes for MKPTLLILAAGMASRYGSLKQIQQFGPSGETIIDYSIYDAIRAGFGKIVFIIRKDFEAEFREIFEPKLKGRVETDYVYQEMDAFLGGYPVPADRTKPWGTAHAVLCAKNAISEPFAVINADDFYGKDSFAKMAKFLENSCKPDVYSVVGYQLSKTISEHGSVSRGVCAADGNGNLAEINERTKVYKDGDRIVYENADGSKHELAPETPVSMNFWGFHQNVFDMSQELFKEFLEKDGDKPKSEFFIPIVVDNFIRKKLGVVNVLPTAAQWFGVTYKEDAPGVQASLSALVESGEYPTSLWK
- a CDS encoding branched-chain amino acid transaminase, coding for MYSYYNENTIIYVDGEYVKASEAKIDLYGQSLHYGYAVFEGIRAYKTAAGEVKIFKAEEHFDRFRRSCELIHMPYNYSNEELIAACYKVLELNNMEEAYIRPLAYCPPNMTLKAASEMNVMICAWEWGAYLGEKLLKVMTSSYQRPNPKAFKIESKSAGLYINSILASQEAKSLGYDEALLLDLEGYVAEGPGANIFFEKDGKIVTPPPGAILPGITRATVIELCQELNIPLEQRLFTTEELKTADCAFFCGTAAEVIGIESLDGQTFAKPWATSLGKLLQQAYKARVLEKEFDRSSVKVA
- the ilvD gene encoding dihydroxy-acid dehydratase; protein product: MELNKYSKTLTQDPTQPATQAQLYGIGLTDEDLKKAQVGIASMGYDGNTCNMHLNELAQEVKKGVWANDLVGLTFHTIGVSDGMTNGTPGMRYSLVSRDVIADSIETVVGGQYYDGLITVPGCDKNMPGSLMAMGRLNRPAIMVYGGSTSPGHYKGKDLNIISAFEALGQKMAGNLDDVDYKGIIMNSCPGAGACGGMYTANTMSSAIEAMGMSLPYSSSTPAQSEAKREECRTAGKYIRLLLEKDIKPRDIMTLQAFENAAVVIMAMGGSTNAVLHMIAIAKSVGVKFTIDDFQRISDSTPLIADLKPSGKYLMEDLHKIGGVPLVMKYLLKAGLLHGDCMTVTGKTIAENLESVPDLDFESQDIIVPVEKPLKASGHIQILYGNLAELGSVAKITGKEGEFFRGPARTFDGEYELIAGITSGRVKSGDVVVIRNVGPKGAPGMPEMLKPTSAIMGVGLGKSVALITDGRFSGGTHGFVVGHITPEAVEGGLIGLVEDNDIIEIDAKHNTIKLEVSEEEIAARRAKWVKPALKVNSGVLYKYAKLVSNATEGCVTDEA
- the ilvB gene encoding biosynthetic-type acetolactate synthase large subunit, whose amino-acid sequence is MQQKDVLPMKPEPAKQPAVATAEKLHITGSEAVIRSLIAEDVKTIFGYPGGAIMPIYDALYDFQDEVHHILVRHEQGATHAAQGYARTSGKTGVVFATSGPGATNLVTGLADAYMDSTPMVCITGQVAAHLLGTDAFQETDVIGITIPITKWNIQVTRAEDIPGAIAKAFYIAASGRPGPVLVDITKNAQVAKFDFEYSKCEYIRSYHPVPKLNNEAVKYAAALVNEAKRPYILCGHGVLLAGAEKELIALAEKAGIPIASTLLGLSAVPVDHPNYVGFLGMHGNYAPNIKTDECDVVIAVGMRFDDRVTGDVTKYVKQAKVIHIEIDAAEINKIITAEVGIHADAKTALQALLPLVKEAKHDEWIAGFREADKQEEVKVNRGELYPTEGQLKMAEVVRLISERTEGKAVLVTDVGQHQMIASRYYRFKDPNTNITSGGMGTMGFALPAAMGAKMGTPEKEVVAVIGDGCFQMTLQELGTIYQSQIGVKIVILNNNFLGMVRQWQQLFHDKRYSSTEMTNPDFVQIAKGFYIPGKKVTDRADIVAAIDEMISHDGAYLLEVIVEKEDNVFPMIPAGAPIANIRLE
- the ilvN gene encoding acetolactate synthase small subunit, with product MQKEYTITVYTEDRIGITNRITVIFTRRRINITSLTTAPTEIEGVYKFIITVLAERSLLDKVIGQIERLVEIHRAFVHEEDEVVYQELALYKISTKALKNGSIEKLIRENAARILTITDEYFVLEKTGHQEELIALQAELAPYGLIEYTKSGRVAIVKWSRRFHDHLKDLSEQEADDLAEVDYTHGQPGSHQEESI